From Juglans regia cultivar Chandler chromosome 8, Walnut 2.0, whole genome shotgun sequence, the proteins below share one genomic window:
- the LOC118349197 gene encoding uncharacterized protein LOC118349197 — EEKKVKLAVIEFTDYAIIWWDQLVTNRRRNYERPIETWGELKALMRRRFVPSHYYRDLFQKLQNLTQGSRSVEDYHKEMEVAMIRANVEEDREATMARFLSGLNRDIANVIELQHYVEIEDMVHMAMKVERQLKRKGTARYTTVSSTTWKSKWDRNDPAEAKRKTEPPKGKDEGTSNKPKVESQPSRNRDIKCFKCLGSGHIASQCPNRRVMIMRDNGEVMTESEDDSDEVPELDDASDDDGVVYPVTGESLVARRALNAHIKVDDAEQQRENIFHTRCHVNNKVCSMIIDGGSCTNVASTTLVEKLNLPTLKHSRPYKLQWLNDCGEVRVDKQVLVTFSIGKYQDEVLCDVVPMHAGHILLGRPWQYDRREFEDVFPEEMPNELPPIRGIEHQIDFVPGAAIPNRPAYRSNPEETKELQRQVEDLMSKGYVRESMSPCAVPVLLVPKKDGTWRYVVSTKGIEVDEEKVKAIKEWPTPKSITEVRSFHGLASFYRRFVKDFSTIAAPLTEVIKKNVGFHWGANQENAFATIKERLCSAPVLALPDFNKAFEIECDASGIGIGAVLMQDRRPIAFFSEKLSGASLKYPTYDKELYALVRALETWQHYLWPREFVIHTDHESLKHLKGQGKLNKRHARWMEYIETFPYVIRYKQGKENIVADALSRRYHDGYLFKESKLCLPNCSMRELLVREAHGGGLMGHFGVKKTLDILHEHFFWPKMKRDVNRICGRCITCRKAKSKVLPHGLYTPLPVPSEPWVDISMDFVLGLPRTKRGRDSIFVVVDRFSKMAHFIPCHKTDDATNIADLFFREIVRLHGVPRSIVSDRDVKFLSYFWKVLWGKLGTKLLFSTTCHPQTDGQTEVVNRTLTQLLRTVVHKNLKTWEDCLPFIEFAYNRTMHTTTSYSPFEIVYGFNPLTPLDLMPLPVDDRNWVWVHMRKERFPAHRRTKLHPRGDGPFQILEKINDNAYKVDLPGEYKVSATFNVSDLSPFDVGEDSRSNPFEERGNDRNQGGPTLKDPLQVPDGPITRSRAKKIKEAMQGLPGAARLTATTIGVLSRRRAPTIEPSLHLAGTFSVARLLEPPYAVTQATAPPPPHTSDHLSQT, encoded by the exons gaggagaagaaagtgaagttggcggtaattgagttcactgattatgctattatttggtgggatcaattagtgaccaataggagaaggaattatgagaggcctatagagacatggggagagttgaaagctctcatgaggcggagatttgttcctagccattactatagagacctttttcagaaattacaaaatcttacacaggggtctaggagtgtggaggattaccataaggagatggaggtggcgatgattcgggctaatgtagaggaggaccgagaggccaccatggctagatttttgagtgggttgaatagggacatagccaatgtaattgaattgcagcattatgtggagatagaggacatggtgcacatggctatgaaggtggagaggcaattaaagagaaaagggacagcaaggtacactacggtttctagcactacttggaaatcaaaatgggataggaatgatccagctgaagcaaagagaaagaccgaaccacctaagggaaaagatgagggaactagcaacaaacccaaggtagaatcccaaccttcacggaatagagatatcaaatgttttaagtgtttgggttcagggcacattgcttctcaatgtccaaataggagggtgatgattatgcgtgacaatggggaggtgatgactgagagtgaagatgatagtgatgaggtgcccgagttggatgatgctagtgatgatgatggagtggtataccctgtgacaggtgagtctcttgttgccaggcgtgctcttaatgcacacattaaggtggatgatgcagagcaacagagagagaacattttccatactagatgccatgtcaacaataaggtatgtagtatgatcattgatggagggagttgtactaatgtggctagcactactttggttgagaaattgaatttaccaaccttaaaacactctagaccatacaaattgcagtggttgaatgattgtggagaggttagggtggataaacaagtgttagttactttttctattgggaagtatcaagatgaggtgctttgtgatgttgtgcctatgcatgcgggccatattttgttggggaggccgtggcagtatgataggaga gagtttgaggatgtattcccggaggagatgccgaatgagttgccacccattagaggcattgagcaccagattgattttgtgcccggggctgctattccaaaccgaccagcctataggagtaatccagaggagacaaaggagcttcagaggcaagttgaggatttgatgagcaaggggtacgtgagggagagcatgagcccttgtgcagtaccagtgctactagtgccaaagaaggatgggacgtggagg tacgttgttagtacaaagggtattgaggtggatgaagagaaagtcaaggccatcaaggagtggccaacgccaaaaagcatcactgaggtaagaagctttcatgggctagctagcttttatcggcgttttgttaaagacttcagcaccattgctgcaccactcactgaggtaattaaaaagaatgttgggtttcattggggggctaatcaagagaatgcttttgccactattaaagaaaggttgtgctctgcacctgtgttagcattacctgattttaacaaagcttttgagattgaatgtgatgcctcaggaatagggattggagccgttttgatgcaggataggcggcccatagccttcttcagtgaaaagttaagtggggcatccctgaagtaccctacttatgacaaagagctttatgctcttgttcgtgcattagagacttggcagcactacctatggccaagggaatttgtgatccacaccgatcatgaatcattgaagcatctcaagggtcaaggtaagttgaataaaaggcatgctagatggatggaatacattgagacctttccctatgtcatccgttacaagcaaggtaaggagaacattgttgctgatgctctatcccggaggtat catgatggttatttgtttaaagaaagcaaactttgtctgccaaattgttctatgcgtgagttattggtgcgtgaggcacatggtggggggttaatgggacactttggtgtcaagaaaactttagacattttgcatgaacatttcttttggcctaagatgaagagagatgttaaccgtatttgtggaagatgcattacatgtagaaaggccaaatctaaggttttgccacatgggttgtatacacccttacccgttcctagtgagccatgggtcgacatatctatggactttgttttggggctgcctaggaccaaaaggggtagagattctatttttgttgttgttgatagattcagtaagatggcacatttcattccatgccataaaacagatgatgcaacaaatatagctgacttgtttttcagggagatagtgcgactccatggtgtacctaggagtattgtttctgatagggatgttaaattccttagctacttttggaaggtgttgtgggggaaattgggtactaagctcttattttccactacttgtcatccacagactgatggtcagactgaagtagttaataggactttaactcagcttttacgcactgttgttcataagaatttaaaaacttgggaggattgtttgccatttatagagtttgcatataataggacgatgcatactactacttcatactctccttttgaaattgtttatggatttaatccacttactcctttggatttgatgcctttacctgttgatgacagga attgggtttgggttcacatgcgcaaagaaagattcccagcccatagaaggactaagttgcatcctcgaggagatggacctttccaaattcttgagaaaattaatgacaatgcatataaagtcgatcttccaggtgagtataaagtttctgcaactttcaatgtttctgatctttctccttttgatgtaggtgaagattcgaggtcgaatccttttgaggagagggggaatgataggaaccaaggtgggcctactcttaaagatcctttgcaagttccagatgggccaattacaagatcaagggccaagaagatcaaggaagcaatgcaaggattg